The following coding sequences lie in one Psychrobacter arenosus genomic window:
- a CDS encoding SPOR domain-containing protein, producing the protein MLAKKPKGATEKRRKTSSVSGFLWMLLGAILTLMIGVFLYLSPIFNFSPAGEGDATTGEREVRPKVETDKDNGDYEFYDVLPNQEMATIPDESISIEEGGSSVPSTFEPDVVVTQPIAQPRPDSGTAASEGQSTPTDDGTEIAIIEEDETYDGGPAAAPAPSNNNEGAGTAKVEETAAAAAKTYILQINSFGSADEADRRRAQVLMAGVDAAVVKKNLANGQPLYQVISRPMNNRQQVVSAQQKLQNNGIDSLIVEQRR; encoded by the coding sequence ATGTTAGCCAAAAAACCCAAAGGTGCCACCGAAAAGCGCCGCAAGACCAGTAGCGTTTCTGGCTTTTTATGGATGCTACTTGGGGCCATATTGACTCTAATGATTGGGGTATTTTTATACCTATCGCCCATCTTTAACTTTAGCCCAGCTGGTGAAGGGGACGCTACTACAGGCGAGCGAGAAGTCCGCCCAAAAGTGGAAACGGATAAAGACAATGGCGATTATGAATTCTATGATGTCTTGCCCAATCAAGAGATGGCCACTATTCCTGATGAGTCTATCTCCATAGAAGAGGGTGGCAGCTCGGTGCCCAGTACCTTTGAGCCGGATGTGGTCGTCACTCAACCTATTGCGCAGCCGCGTCCTGACAGTGGCACTGCAGCGTCTGAAGGGCAGAGTACGCCTACTGATGACGGTACAGAGATTGCCATTATTGAAGAAGATGAGACTTACGATGGTGGCCCCGCAGCTGCTCCAGCACCTAGCAATAATAATGAGGGCGCAGGTACGGCCAAGGTCGAAGAAACAGCAGCGGCCGCTGCCAAGACTTATATCCTACAAATCAATAGCTTTGGCAGTGCTGATGAAGCCGATCGTCGCCGAGCGCAAGTGCTAATGGCGGGGGTAGACGCTGCCGTAGTAAAAAAAAACTTGGCTAATGGGCAGCCCCTTTATCAGGTCATCTCTCGCCCTATGAATAACCGTCAGCAGGTCGTGAGCGCCCAACAGAAACTGCAGAATAATGGCATTGACTCTCTGATTGTTGAGCAGCGCCGTTAG
- a CDS encoding DUF2788 domain-containing protein encodes MFAIASETITSWGMYVLLPIFIAFLFFIIWDLSKQSGAGRAGTFWMFLALGAGFIGFILKVLIEIAFKKWFI; translated from the coding sequence ATGTTTGCTATCGCTTCAGAGACCATTACCAGTTGGGGAATGTATGTCTTATTGCCAATATTTATTGCCTTCTTATTCTTTATTATTTGGGATCTCTCTAAGCAATCAGGTGCTGGACGGGCGGGCACTTTTTGGATGTTTTTAGCATTGGGTGCAGGCTTTATTGGCTTTATCCTAAAGGTTTTAATCGAAATCGCCTTTAAGAAATGGTTTATTTAA
- the argS gene encoding arginine--tRNA ligase yields MSQAQTDTLFALFNEAARTLQTDGILPADWTNSSQITRTKDAAHGDFASNIALMAAKAAKMNPRSVAEKIVAALPENSDIRQVDIAGPGFINVFLNADARFAVLGNIFSAQQDFGLSDEFAGKKIQVEFVSANPTSSLHVGHGRGAAFGMSVANLLEAVGYEITREYYVNDAGRQMDILATSTYLRYLELNGEAIVFPVNGYKGDYVSDIAATVKTQQDAAYVHPFTVIAQDVPADAVYDIDANGEKVLVSGDKEAHIDGLIRNAKAALGDAYEIFLNAALTSILADIKDDLNDFGVSFEQWFSEKSIESEIEPVLQILDDKGYLYEKDGNIWFKSTDFGDEKDRVVRRANGQSTYFASDIAYHKNKFDRGFDKVINVWGADHHGYVTRVKAALTALGIDAARLDVILVQFVALWRGEEKVQMSSRSGQFVTLRELREEVGNDAARFYYVARKPEVHIDFDLELAKSQSKDNLVYYIQYAHARVCRVLEKLDALGYSVDDSVGLEHQELLNNAAEGELLKLLAAYPETLKRAATGYDPHVLTNYLKELAAAFHGWYDGSRIMPVSLTSGETPSEEELILMQARLRLSKAVRQVIANGLNLLGLSAPSSM; encoded by the coding sequence ATGTCTCAAGCTCAAACTGATACTTTATTCGCATTATTTAATGAGGCCGCGCGCACCTTGCAAACGGACGGCATCTTACCTGCCGACTGGACCAATAGCAGTCAGATTACCCGAACGAAAGATGCCGCTCATGGCGACTTTGCCAGTAATATTGCCTTGATGGCGGCCAAAGCTGCCAAAATGAACCCGCGATCAGTAGCCGAAAAGATAGTGGCCGCTTTACCAGAAAATAGCGATATTCGCCAAGTTGATATTGCCGGTCCAGGATTTATTAACGTCTTTTTAAATGCTGATGCACGCTTTGCGGTCTTAGGTAATATTTTTAGCGCGCAACAAGATTTTGGCCTAAGCGATGAGTTTGCGGGTAAAAAGATTCAAGTAGAGTTTGTCTCTGCTAATCCAACTTCGAGCCTACATGTGGGTCATGGGCGCGGTGCCGCCTTCGGTATGAGTGTGGCTAATTTGCTAGAAGCTGTGGGTTATGAGATTACCCGTGAATACTATGTGAATGATGCCGGTCGCCAGATGGATATTCTGGCCACCAGTACCTATCTGCGCTATTTAGAGCTAAATGGTGAAGCGATTGTCTTCCCAGTCAACGGCTATAAAGGCGACTACGTCAGCGATATCGCAGCAACCGTCAAGACTCAGCAGGACGCAGCTTATGTCCATCCTTTTACAGTAATCGCTCAAGATGTGCCGGCAGATGCGGTTTATGACATTGATGCTAATGGCGAAAAGGTTTTGGTATCAGGCGATAAAGAAGCCCATATCGATGGTTTAATTCGCAATGCGAAAGCAGCCTTAGGCGATGCTTACGAAATCTTTTTAAATGCAGCCTTGACCAGTATCTTGGCCGATATCAAAGATGACCTGAATGATTTTGGCGTGAGCTTTGAGCAATGGTTTAGCGAAAAGTCTATTGAGTCTGAAATTGAGCCAGTATTACAAATATTGGATGATAAAGGCTATTTGTACGAAAAAGACGGCAATATTTGGTTTAAGTCGACCGACTTTGGTGATGAAAAAGACCGCGTCGTCCGCCGTGCCAATGGCCAAAGCACTTATTTTGCCTCGGATATTGCTTATCATAAGAATAAATTTGACCGCGGTTTCGATAAAGTGATTAACGTTTGGGGCGCTGACCATCATGGCTACGTCACACGTGTGAAAGCCGCTTTAACCGCACTGGGTATCGATGCTGCACGTTTGGATGTCATTCTAGTGCAGTTTGTTGCCCTATGGCGTGGTGAAGAAAAAGTACAGATGTCTTCGCGTTCAGGTCAGTTTGTTACCCTACGTGAATTGCGCGAAGAAGTGGGCAACGATGCCGCCCGTTTTTATTATGTGGCTCGTAAGCCAGAAGTGCATATTGACTTTGATTTAGAGCTTGCCAAATCGCAAAGCAAAGATAATCTAGTGTATTACATCCAATATGCGCATGCTCGCGTTTGCCGGGTGCTAGAAAAGCTGGATGCATTAGGCTATAGCGTCGATGACAGCGTAGGCCTTGAGCATCAAGAGCTGCTCAATAATGCGGCTGAAGGCGAGTTGTTAAAACTATTGGCTGCTTACCCAGAAACGCTAAAGCGCGCCGCTACAGGTTATGACCCGCACGTCTTGACCAACTATCTTAAAGAATTAGCGGCTGCCTTCCACGGTTGGTACGATGGCAGCCGTATTATGCCCGTCAGTCTAACTTCGGGAGAGACCCCAAGCGAGGAAGAGCTCATCCTAATGCAAGCGCGCCTGCGCTTATCTAAAGCGGTGCGTCAAGTCATTGCCAATGGTCTCAACCTATTGGGCCTATCTGCGCCGTCTAGCATGTAG
- a CDS encoding DUF1176 domain-containing protein has protein sequence MMNYSLKPQFFAIAHNPIRARKIKQAAAIIGLSGLGLLTAITAQAENDYRQDAFQGEGFVKEDWQVVCDNTLTCRAAGYGMDRPATILLTAIPKNPVTSAQVQLENINRDAAIDAALGKANYQVELRLNNKSYGKIKLDAATLIGTLNDSQTQQLLAHARQSTEITLNAGSQQWEVRDGGMAAVLLKLDEIQGRVGTPLALISKNASQKLTPKAAKPKPIIRAAPVYSETEAENIDVGKLQYWRKNISQWVQRDAADFSECENFDSAEAEEFGRGWQFDAIDANHTLASYPCWLAAYNYSNDYWVINHAQPSQPTLVASATDYSEGVISNQQKGRGVGDCWSSESWVWNGKTFAKSSEMTTGLCRAITGGGAWELPTYVSEVIKK, from the coding sequence ATGATGAATTATTCGCTAAAGCCCCAGTTCTTTGCTATTGCCCACAACCCTATTCGGGCCAGAAAAATTAAGCAAGCTGCGGCCATAATAGGACTATCCGGTTTAGGACTGCTGACCGCGATAACCGCACAAGCAGAAAATGATTATCGCCAAGATGCTTTTCAAGGCGAAGGTTTCGTGAAGGAGGATTGGCAAGTCGTCTGTGATAATACCTTAACGTGCCGAGCCGCGGGCTATGGGATGGATCGACCGGCCACCATCTTACTCACGGCGATTCCCAAAAACCCCGTGACCAGTGCTCAAGTGCAGCTAGAAAATATCAATAGGGACGCCGCGATAGATGCCGCCCTGGGTAAAGCTAACTATCAAGTCGAGCTGCGATTAAATAATAAATCCTACGGCAAGATTAAGCTCGATGCGGCGACGCTAATCGGCACATTAAATGACTCACAAACCCAGCAATTACTTGCGCACGCGCGGCAGAGTACCGAAATTACCTTAAACGCTGGGTCGCAACAGTGGGAGGTTAGAGATGGCGGTATGGCTGCTGTATTGCTCAAGCTTGATGAGATACAGGGCCGCGTGGGCACGCCATTAGCCTTAATTAGTAAAAATGCCTCCCAGAAATTAACGCCTAAGGCCGCCAAACCGAAACCTATTATCCGAGCAGCGCCCGTATATAGTGAGACAGAAGCGGAAAATATAGACGTAGGCAAGCTACAATATTGGCGAAAAAATATTTCGCAATGGGTACAGCGTGATGCTGCTGATTTTTCCGAGTGTGAAAATTTTGATTCTGCTGAGGCGGAGGAGTTTGGGCGCGGGTGGCAGTTTGATGCCATTGATGCCAATCATACTTTAGCCAGCTATCCGTGTTGGCTAGCCGCCTATAACTACAGTAATGACTACTGGGTAATTAATCATGCCCAGCCTAGCCAACCTACTCTAGTGGCTTCTGCAACCGATTATAGCGAAGGGGTCATTAGCAATCAGCAAAAAGGTCGCGGGGTAGGCGATTGCTGGAGCAGTGAAAGCTGGGTGTGGAATGGCAAAACATTCGCTAAATCGTCAGAGATGACCACAGGGCTATGCCGTGCTATCACTGGTGGCGGGGCTTGGGAGTTGCCTACCTATGTCAGTGAAGTGATTAAGAAGTAA